A window of the Streptomyces sp. Ag109_O5-10 genome harbors these coding sequences:
- a CDS encoding DUF6344 domain-containing protein, whose product MARNSKVMKLWTAIVTAFLALCTALGFVSATTAAAVPQTETPRNSTGEDHDTDRVTIPAQTHWLWSQARSLPPTMKQRIRAEAHGKTPSCRHRPLDTTESETTAEPPAAPLDC is encoded by the coding sequence ATGGCCAGGAACTCCAAGGTCATGAAGCTGTGGACCGCCATCGTCACCGCCTTCCTCGCGCTGTGCACGGCGCTCGGATTCGTCTCCGCCACCACCGCCGCCGCGGTACCGCAGACCGAGACCCCGCGCAACAGCACCGGCGAAGACCACGACACGGACCGGGTGACGATCCCGGCACAGACACACTGGCTCTGGTCCCAGGCAAGGTCCCTCCCGCCCACGATGAAGCAGCGGATCCGGGCCGAGGCCCACGGCAAGACCCCCAGCTGCCGGCACCGCCCCCTGGACACCACCGAGTCGGAGACCACGGCAGAACCCCCCGCCGCACCGCTCGACTGCTGA
- a CDS encoding DUF881 domain-containing protein, producing MSNSADSNATGSTASGPADKDGFRTGPRSRLRPVRILTVGVFALAGLLFFTSFNTAKGTDIRSDDNLLKLSDLIQEHSRKNKELDESNASTRDQNEKLAKRDDGSTKAQDDQLAGLEKDAGTEKLTGKAITVTLNDAPPNATAKLPGYPEPQPDYLVIHQQDLQAVVNALWQGGAQGIKVMDQRLISTSAVRCVGNTLILQGRVYSPPYKIQAIGDPAKMQKSLADSEAIQNYMVYVNVYGLGWKVTEDGTVTLPGYSGTVDLHYAKPVE from the coding sequence TTGAGCAATTCTGCCGACTCCAACGCGACCGGATCAACGGCTTCCGGCCCTGCAGACAAGGACGGTTTCCGGACCGGCCCCCGCTCCCGCCTCCGTCCGGTGCGGATCCTCACCGTGGGCGTCTTCGCCCTGGCCGGTCTGCTCTTCTTCACCAGCTTCAACACGGCCAAGGGCACCGACATCCGCTCGGACGACAATCTGCTCAAGCTCTCCGACCTGATCCAGGAGCACAGCCGCAAGAACAAGGAGCTGGACGAGTCCAACGCGAGCACCCGCGACCAGAACGAGAAGCTCGCCAAGCGCGACGACGGCTCCACCAAGGCCCAGGACGACCAGCTCGCCGGTCTGGAGAAGGACGCGGGCACCGAGAAGCTGACCGGCAAGGCGATCACCGTCACGCTCAACGACGCCCCGCCGAACGCCACCGCCAAGCTCCCGGGCTACCCCGAGCCGCAGCCCGACTACCTGGTCATCCACCAGCAGGACCTGCAGGCCGTGGTGAACGCCCTGTGGCAGGGCGGCGCCCAGGGCATCAAGGTCATGGACCAGCGGCTGATCTCCACCAGCGCCGTGCGCTGCGTCGGCAACACGCTGATCCTCCAGGGCCGGGTCTACTCACCGCCGTACAAGATCCAGGCGATCGGTGACCCGGCGAAGATGCAGAAGTCGCTCGCGGACTCCGAGGCGATCCAGAACTACATGGTGTACGTGAACGTGTACGGCCTCGGCTGGAAAGTGACCGAGGACGGGACGGTGACTCTTCCGGGCTACTCGGGCACAGTGGATCTGCACTACGCGAAACCCGTGGAGTAA
- a CDS encoding DUF5324 family protein: MTRKDSVRAATSSAKDSVRHAAEAVAPYADTAKERAAYYAQEARVRLAPVVSQAAEQARVQYDARLVPRLEQARTHVPPKMDQAAHDAADLTRKAARQAADYSRPRIEQAVAAAGPVREEATARGAAALAALRGNVSAEEIEKLARRNQRRSSCGRAFKAFAVFGVLAGAAFAAWKWWDKQANPDWLVEPPAATEVPETGRLSSVDGTSPLDPEVQAKEAEEHGSRSRDDKNR; encoded by the coding sequence GTGACCCGCAAAGACAGCGTGCGCGCCGCGACCAGTTCGGCGAAGGACAGCGTGCGGCACGCCGCGGAAGCGGTGGCGCCCTACGCCGACACGGCAAAGGAGCGTGCCGCGTACTACGCACAGGAGGCACGCGTACGGCTCGCGCCCGTGGTGTCGCAGGCCGCCGAGCAGGCCCGCGTCCAGTACGACGCCCGTCTCGTGCCGCGCCTGGAGCAGGCCCGCACTCATGTGCCGCCGAAGATGGACCAGGCGGCACACGACGCCGCCGACCTGACACGAAAGGCGGCCCGGCAGGCCGCCGACTACTCGCGCCCGAGGATCGAGCAGGCCGTGGCGGCGGCCGGTCCGGTCCGTGAGGAGGCGACCGCGCGCGGTGCCGCCGCGTTGGCCGCGCTGCGCGGCAACGTATCGGCCGAGGAGATCGAGAAGCTGGCCCGCCGGAACCAGAGGCGCTCGTCGTGCGGCCGTGCCTTCAAGGCGTTCGCGGTGTTCGGCGTGCTGGCCGGTGCGGCCTTCGCCGCCTGGAAGTGGTGGGACAAGCAAGCCAACCCGGACTGGCTGGTCGAGCCCCCGGCCGCCACAGAGGTCCCGGAGACGGGCCGTCTCAGCTCGGTGGACGGCACTTCCCCGCTCGACCCCGAGGTCCAGGCGAAGGAGGCCGAGGAGCATGGGTCCCGGTCCCGTGACGACAAGAACCGCTGA
- a CDS encoding class E sortase translates to MTALRPERETGASYGDQPYEESGALGETAFLPPLPQIDEETVALRIPDPPPISASAGTAALARTETPGGGRAARRKAAKRRGGRRGGAPETAPPENAAPGGAPGRPLSRVEARRQQRLRKPSPAVVASRAIGEVFITTGVLMLLFVTYQLWWTNVRAHAQAGSETSSLQKDWASGKRAPGVFAPGQGFAILHIPKLDVVAPIAEGVSNKKVLDKGMVGHYGEGALKTAMPQDKTGNFGLAAHRNTHGEPFRYINKLAAGDAVVVETQDEYYVYKVTSMLPVTSPSNVSVLDPVPKGSGFTQPGRYITLTTCTPEFTSKYRLIVWGKMIEERPRSKGKPDALVE, encoded by the coding sequence GTGACCGCGCTGCGCCCCGAGCGCGAGACCGGTGCCTCGTACGGGGATCAGCCGTACGAGGAGTCAGGCGCGCTTGGGGAGACGGCGTTTCTGCCGCCTCTTCCGCAGATCGACGAGGAGACGGTCGCGCTGCGGATCCCCGATCCGCCGCCCATATCGGCCTCTGCGGGCACAGCGGCCCTCGCCCGCACCGAAACCCCAGGGGGTGGCCGAGCGGCCCGCAGAAAGGCCGCCAAGCGGCGCGGCGGGCGCCGTGGCGGCGCACCTGAGACCGCGCCGCCGGAGAACGCCGCGCCGGGCGGCGCACCGGGGCGGCCGCTCTCCCGGGTCGAGGCCCGTCGGCAGCAGCGGCTGCGCAAGCCCAGCCCGGCCGTCGTGGCGAGCCGGGCGATAGGCGAGGTGTTCATCACCACCGGCGTGCTGATGCTGCTGTTCGTCACGTACCAGCTGTGGTGGACGAACGTCCGCGCCCACGCCCAGGCCGGCAGCGAGACCAGCAGCCTCCAGAAGGACTGGGCGAGCGGCAAGCGCGCCCCCGGTGTCTTCGCGCCCGGGCAGGGCTTCGCCATCCTGCACATCCCCAAGCTGGACGTGGTGGCGCCGATCGCCGAGGGCGTCAGCAACAAGAAGGTCCTCGACAAGGGCATGGTCGGGCACTACGGCGAGGGTGCGCTGAAGACCGCGATGCCGCAGGACAAGACCGGCAACTTCGGTCTGGCCGCGCACCGCAACACGCACGGTGAGCCGTTCCGGTACATCAACAAGCTGGCGGCCGGTGACGCGGTCGTCGTCGAGACGCAGGACGAGTACTACGTGTACAAGGTGACGTCGATGCTGCCGGTGACGTCCCCGAGCAACGTGAGCGTGCTCGACCCGGTGCCGAAGGGTTCGGGCTTCACCCAGCCGGGCCGGTACATCACACTCACCACCTGCACACCGGAGTTCACCAGCAAGTACCGGTTGATCGTGTGGGGCAAGATGATCGAGGAACGCCCGCGCAGCAAGGGCAAGCCGGACGCGCTCGTCGAGTAA
- the crgA gene encoding cell division protein CrgA: MPKSRIRKKADYTPPPAKQATAIKLNNRAWVAPVMLAMFIIGLAWIVVFYVTDGSLPIDSLDNWNIVVGFGFIAAGFGVSTQWK; the protein is encoded by the coding sequence GTGCCGAAGTCACGTATCCGCAAGAAGGCCGACTACACGCCGCCCCCGGCGAAGCAGGCGACCGCCATCAAGCTCAACAATCGCGCCTGGGTCGCGCCGGTGATGCTGGCCATGTTCATCATCGGGCTGGCCTGGATCGTCGTCTTCTACGTGACCGACGGTTCACTGCCGATCGACAGCCTCGACAACTGGAACATCGTCGTGGGCTTCGGCTTCATCGCGGCCGGCTTCGGCGTCTCCACACAGTGGAAGTAG
- a CDS encoding serine/threonine-protein kinase, translated as MGEVFAGRYELADPIGRGGVGAVWRAWDHRRKRYVAAKVLQQSDAHALLRFVREQALRIDHPHVLAPASWAADDDKVLFTMDLVAGGSLVHLVGDYGPLPPLFVCTLLDQLLAGLAAVHAEGVVHRDVKPANILLEATGTARPRLRLSDFGIAMRFGEARLTETNLVVGTPGYIAPEQLLGADPDFTADLFAVGLVALYLLEGAKPDAKALVQYFAEHGTPGAPKGIPDPLWQVVASLLQPDPRARFRTATGARRALAEARELLPETDADDESIEIFDQLGPLPPGFGPVGPVRPASAVDTAQVAGTSPGPRAPGAAAPHPDAATATGHWATGTTPGREKAGEPAGAAGTGTPPGPDPATARPAPATPGTGDGPRIETGTETGTGTVGGRSPAGGADGTLGGEAASPPASMSDTGSFRLPPPRTPGVPASAAVRPEPTPPYPPYAGPPATPAGRSHTPWSPAQPLPTAQPHADTRTPTATYTARDPQTSPPSVRTHGRRRRRAPRPGPPARAAVPILLLALVCYAVGFWALARL; from the coding sequence ATGGGTGAGGTCTTCGCGGGCCGGTACGAACTGGCCGACCCGATCGGTCGTGGCGGAGTGGGCGCCGTCTGGCGCGCCTGGGACCACCGGCGCAAGCGCTACGTGGCGGCCAAGGTGCTCCAGCAGAGCGACGCCCACGCGCTCCTGCGCTTCGTGCGGGAGCAGGCGCTGCGCATCGACCATCCCCATGTCCTGGCTCCCGCCAGCTGGGCCGCCGACGACGACAAGGTCCTGTTCACGATGGACCTGGTCGCCGGCGGCTCGCTGGTCCACCTCGTCGGGGACTACGGTCCCCTGCCCCCGCTGTTCGTCTGCACCCTCCTCGACCAGCTCCTCGCCGGCCTCGCCGCGGTGCACGCCGAGGGTGTGGTCCACCGGGACGTCAAGCCCGCGAACATCCTGCTGGAGGCGACCGGCACCGCCCGTCCCCGGCTGCGCCTGTCCGACTTCGGCATCGCCATGCGGTTCGGCGAGGCCCGGCTGACCGAGACCAACCTCGTGGTCGGTACGCCGGGTTACATCGCCCCCGAGCAACTCCTGGGCGCCGACCCCGACTTCACAGCCGACCTGTTCGCCGTCGGCCTGGTCGCCCTGTACCTCCTGGAGGGCGCCAAACCCGACGCCAAGGCGCTCGTCCAGTACTTCGCCGAACACGGCACCCCGGGAGCGCCCAAGGGCATCCCGGACCCGCTCTGGCAGGTCGTCGCCAGTCTTCTCCAGCCGGACCCACGTGCCCGCTTCCGCACGGCCACCGGAGCCCGCAGGGCCCTCGCCGAGGCCCGTGAACTCCTCCCGGAGACGGACGCCGACGACGAGTCGATCGAGATCTTCGACCAACTGGGGCCGCTGCCACCTGGGTTCGGACCGGTGGGGCCGGTGCGGCCGGCCTCAGCGGTGGACACGGCCCAGGTTGCCGGGACTTCGCCGGGGCCACGGGCGCCGGGAGCGGCCGCGCCGCATCCCGACGCGGCGACCGCGACGGGGCATTGGGCGACCGGGACAACCCCGGGCCGGGAGAAGGCCGGGGAACCGGCCGGTGCGGCGGGGACGGGGACGCCGCCGGGCCCGGACCCGGCGACTGCGCGGCCGGCTCCCGCGACGCCCGGAACCGGGGACGGTCCCCGTATCGAGACCGGGACCGAGACCGGGACCGGGACTGTCGGAGGAAGGTCCCCGGCGGGCGGCGCCGACGGCACCCTCGGCGGCGAGGCCGCTTCGCCCCCCGCCTCCATGTCCGACACCGGCAGCTTCCGGCTCCCCCCGCCCCGGACACCGGGCGTCCCGGCCTCCGCCGCGGTGCGGCCCGAGCCGACACCGCCGTACCCGCCGTACGCCGGGCCACCGGCCACCCCGGCCGGGCGGTCCCACACGCCCTGGTCCCCCGCCCAGCCACTTCCCACGGCGCAGCCGCACGCCGACACCCGCACCCCCACGGCCACGTACACCGCGCGGGATCCGCAGACCTCACCGCCGTCGGTCCGTACCCATGGCCGGCGTCGGCGGCGGGCGCCCCGGCCCGGTCCGCCGGCCAGGGCGGCCGTGCCCATCCTGCTCCTCGCGCTGGTCTGTTACGCCGTCGGTTTCTGGGCGCTGGCCCGGCTCTGA
- a CDS encoding DNA-binding protein — protein MDAAQQEATARARELQRNWYGEPLGALFRKLIDDLGLNQARLAAVLGLSAPMLSQLMSGQRAKIGNPAVVQRVQLLQDLSAQVADGSVSAAEATERMDEIKKSQGGSVLSNTTQTTSGSGAPTVKRVVREIQSLLRSVAAAGDIIDAADTLAPSHPELAEFLRVYGAGRTSDAVTHYQSHQS, from the coding sequence ATGGACGCCGCACAGCAGGAAGCCACCGCCAGAGCGCGGGAGCTGCAGCGGAACTGGTACGGAGAGCCGCTGGGGGCGCTCTTCCGTAAGCTCATCGACGACCTGGGGCTCAACCAGGCACGTCTCGCGGCGGTCCTCGGACTGTCCGCGCCCATGCTGTCGCAGCTGATGAGCGGGCAGCGGGCGAAGATCGGCAACCCGGCCGTGGTCCAGCGGGTGCAGCTGCTCCAGGACCTCTCGGCCCAGGTCGCGGACGGCAGCGTGAGCGCGGCCGAGGCGACCGAGCGCATGGACGAGATCAAGAAGTCCCAGGGGGGTTCGGTGCTCAGCAACACCACGCAGACGACCAGCGGTTCGGGGGCGCCGACGGTCAAGCGAGTGGTGCGCGAGATCCAGTCGCTGCTGCGCTCGGTCGCCGCCGCCGGTGACATCATCGACGCGGCCGACACCCTCGCTCCGTCCCACCCGGAGCTCGCGGAGTTCCTCCGGGTGTACGGGGCCGGCCGCACGTCGGACGCGGTCACGCACTACCAGTCGCACCAGAGCTGA
- a CDS encoding DLW-39 family protein — MKKLLLVALAAIGGLLVYRQIQADRAEQDLWTEATDSVPTGS; from the coding sequence GTGAAGAAGCTTCTCCTGGTCGCACTGGCCGCCATCGGCGGGCTCCTCGTGTACCGCCAGATCCAGGCGGATCGCGCCGAGCAGGATCTGTGGACGGAGGCGACTGACTCCGTGCCCACGGGTTCGTGA
- a CDS encoding rhomboid family intramembrane serine protease, whose amino-acid sequence MEDQAAGSARDAHSLPKCYRHPDRETGVRCTRCERPICPECMVSASVGFQCPDCVRGTTAGQSGPPPAASQPRTLAGGTMTADPRLLTKILIGLNIAVFLVQKSVGDSFTNHFEMIGQAQYSQFSPLEGVAQGQYYRMLTAMFLHDPTNPMHIVFNMLSLWWIGGPLEAALGRARYITLYIVSGLAGSALTYLLAAQNQPSLGASGAIFGLFGATAVLIRRLNYDMRPIIALLVINLIFTFSGGIAWQAHIGGLVAGVVTGYAMVHAPRERRNLIQYGTCALVLVVAVVLTLVRTAQLT is encoded by the coding sequence ATGGAGGACCAGGCGGCAGGCAGCGCGCGCGACGCCCACAGCCTGCCCAAGTGCTACCGGCACCCGGACCGGGAGACCGGCGTGCGCTGCACCCGTTGCGAGCGCCCCATCTGCCCCGAGTGCATGGTCAGCGCCTCCGTGGGCTTCCAGTGCCCCGACTGCGTCCGCGGCACCACCGCCGGCCAGAGCGGCCCGCCCCCGGCCGCCTCCCAGCCCCGCACCCTCGCCGGCGGCACGATGACCGCCGACCCACGGCTGCTCACCAAGATCCTTATCGGCCTCAACATCGCCGTCTTCCTGGTGCAGAAGTCCGTCGGGGACAGTTTCACCAACCACTTCGAGATGATCGGCCAGGCTCAGTACTCCCAGTTCAGCCCGCTGGAGGGAGTGGCGCAGGGCCAGTACTACCGCATGCTGACCGCGATGTTCCTGCATGACCCGACGAACCCCATGCACATCGTGTTCAACATGCTCAGCCTCTGGTGGATCGGCGGCCCCCTGGAAGCCGCCCTCGGCCGCGCCCGCTACATCACGCTCTACATCGTCTCCGGCCTGGCCGGCAGCGCCCTCACCTATCTGCTCGCCGCCCAGAACCAGCCCTCGCTCGGCGCCTCCGGCGCGATCTTCGGCCTCTTCGGCGCCACCGCGGTGCTCATCCGCCGGCTCAACTACGACATGCGGCCGATCATCGCCCTGCTGGTGATCAACCTCATCTTCACGTTCAGCGGCGGCATCGCCTGGCAGGCCCACATCGGCGGCCTGGTCGCCGGTGTCGTCACCGGCTACGCGATGGTGCACGCCCCGCGCGAGCGGCGGAACCTGATCCAGTACGGCACCTGCGCCCTCGTGCTGGTGGTGGCGGTCGTCCTGACCCTCGTCAGAACCGCTCAGCTGACCTGA
- a CDS encoding class E sortase, giving the protein MRVIVRTVSELCITVGTLILLFVAYVLFWTGVKADSEMHDQIDQLQRRWSATATVHPTAKASTAPATSAAYHYGSPFAIMYIPRFGFTWNKPVLEGTGTDVLKKGLAHYARTARLGQVGNFAVAGHRRTYGDPFLDFPKLREGDAIVLTDGTTWFTYRIDKGPYKTVPTDVEVIDPVPRKSGYTRPGRYLTLTTCDPEWGHSHRLIVWAHLDSTRPVESGRPGALRR; this is encoded by the coding sequence GTGCGCGTGATCGTCAGGACCGTCAGCGAGCTCTGCATCACTGTCGGCACGCTCATCCTGCTCTTCGTCGCGTACGTGCTGTTCTGGACGGGTGTGAAGGCCGACAGCGAGATGCACGACCAGATCGACCAGTTACAGCGGCGGTGGTCGGCGACGGCCACGGTGCACCCCACGGCGAAGGCGAGCACCGCACCCGCGACCTCCGCCGCGTACCACTACGGCTCGCCCTTCGCGATCATGTACATCCCCCGGTTCGGTTTCACGTGGAACAAGCCGGTCCTGGAGGGCACCGGCACCGACGTGCTGAAGAAGGGCCTCGCCCACTACGCCCGGACCGCCCGGCTCGGCCAGGTGGGCAACTTCGCGGTCGCCGGCCATCGGCGCACGTACGGCGACCCGTTCCTCGACTTCCCCAAGCTGCGCGAGGGCGACGCGATCGTCCTGACGGACGGGACGACCTGGTTCACGTATCGGATCGACAAAGGCCCTTACAAAACAGTTCCGACGGACGTTGAAGTGATCGACCCTGTGCCACGTAAGTCGGGGTATACGCGTCCGGGGCGCTATCTCACGCTGACCACGTGCGATCCGGAGTGGGGGCACAGCCATCGGCTGATCGTCTGGGCGCACTTGGACTCCACACGGCCTGTGGAGTCAGGCAGACCGGGGGCGCTGCGCCGTTAG
- a CDS encoding peptidylprolyl isomerase, whose translation MAEQLYATLKTSLGDIEVRLFPNHAPKTVRNFVELAQGEREWTHPATGALSTDPLYDGTVFHRVISGFMIQGGDPLGTGIGGPGYKFEDEFHPDLRFDRPYLLAMANAGPRTNGSQFFITVNPAPHLNRKHTIFGEVVDPAGQKVVDSIAAVPVSGPNKRPVNDVVIESVVVAKRAG comes from the coding sequence GTGGCAGAGCAGCTCTACGCCACCCTGAAGACCAGCCTCGGCGACATCGAGGTCCGGCTCTTCCCGAACCACGCGCCCAAGACGGTCAGGAACTTCGTCGAACTGGCGCAGGGTGAGCGTGAGTGGACCCACCCGGCCACCGGCGCCCTCTCCACCGACCCGCTCTACGACGGCACCGTCTTCCACCGGGTCATCAGCGGCTTCATGATCCAGGGCGGCGACCCCCTCGGCACCGGCATCGGGGGCCCCGGCTACAAGTTCGAGGACGAGTTCCACCCCGACCTGCGCTTCGACCGCCCCTACCTGCTCGCCATGGCCAACGCCGGCCCCCGCACCAACGGCTCCCAGTTCTTCATCACGGTCAACCCGGCGCCTCACCTCAACCGCAAGCACACCATCTTCGGCGAGGTCGTCGACCCGGCGGGCCAGAAGGTCGTGGACAGCATCGCCGCCGTTCCCGTCAGCGGACCCAACAAGCGGCCGGTGAACGACGTCGTCATCGAGTCGGTGGTCGTCGCGAAGCGCGCCGGCTGA
- a CDS encoding aminodeoxychorismate/anthranilate synthase component II, with protein MSARILVVDNYDSFVFNLVQYLYQLGAECEVLRNDEVSTAHAQDGFDGVLLSPGPGTPEEAGVCVDMVRHCAATGVPVFGVCLGMQSMQVAYGGVVDRAPELLHGKTSLVEHGGKGVFAGLPSPFTATRYHSLAAEPATVPAELEVTARTHDGIIMGLRHRELPVEGVQFHPESVLTEHGHRMLANWLVECGDQGAVARSAGLAPVVGRATA; from the coding sequence GTGAGCGCGCGGATTCTCGTCGTCGACAACTACGACAGCTTCGTCTTCAACCTGGTCCAGTACCTGTACCAGCTGGGTGCCGAGTGCGAGGTGCTGCGCAACGACGAGGTGTCGACGGCGCACGCCCAGGACGGGTTCGACGGGGTGCTGCTCTCGCCCGGTCCCGGGACGCCGGAGGAGGCGGGCGTCTGCGTGGACATGGTCCGGCACTGCGCCGCGACCGGAGTCCCGGTCTTCGGCGTCTGCCTGGGCATGCAGTCGATGCAGGTGGCGTACGGCGGTGTGGTGGACCGGGCGCCGGAGCTGCTGCACGGCAAGACCTCGCTGGTCGAGCACGGCGGCAAGGGCGTCTTCGCGGGCCTGCCCTCGCCCTTCACCGCGACCCGCTACCACTCGCTGGCCGCGGAGCCGGCGACGGTGCCGGCCGAACTGGAGGTGACCGCCCGCACCCACGACGGGATCATCATGGGCCTCAGACACCGTGAACTCCCGGTGGAGGGCGTGCAGTTCCACCCCGAGTCAGTGCTGACCGAACACGGGCACCGGATGCTGGCCAACTGGCTGGTGGAGTGCGGTGACCAGGGGGCCGTGGCCAGGTCGGCGGGGCTCGCCCCGGTGGTGGGCAGGGCCACGGCGTGA
- a CDS encoding class E sortase, protein MAATTDDTEEQTDAPDAAAAARRRPTGRIAMAVSVFGELLITAGLVLGLFVVYSLWWTNVIADRKADRAADKVRETWAQQDTGPGALDTKNGIGFLHVPSMRNGEVLVEKGTSTDVLNNGVAGYYTDPAKAVLPSTGKTGNFTLAAHRDGHGAKFHNIDKVKVGDPVVFETRDDWYVYKVYDILPETSKYNVKVLSQIPKESGRTKPGHYITLTTCTPVYTSRYRYVVWGELVRVQKVDSKRTPPKELR, encoded by the coding sequence GTGGCAGCGACCACCGACGACACCGAAGAGCAGACCGACGCGCCGGACGCGGCAGCCGCCGCGCGCCGCCGGCCGACCGGCCGGATCGCCATGGCGGTCAGCGTCTTCGGTGAACTCCTCATCACGGCGGGCCTGGTGCTCGGCCTGTTCGTCGTCTACTCGTTGTGGTGGACGAACGTGATAGCGGACCGCAAGGCCGACCGGGCGGCCGACAAGGTCCGGGAGACCTGGGCCCAGCAGGACACCGGTCCCGGCGCGCTGGACACGAAGAACGGCATCGGCTTCCTGCACGTGCCGTCGATGAGGAACGGCGAGGTCCTCGTCGAGAAGGGCACGTCGACGGACGTCCTGAACAACGGCGTGGCCGGCTACTACACGGACCCGGCCAAGGCCGTGCTCCCCTCCACCGGCAAGACCGGCAACTTCACCCTCGCCGCCCACCGCGACGGCCACGGCGCCAAGTTCCACAACATCGACAAGGTGAAGGTCGGCGACCCGGTCGTCTTCGAGACCCGCGACGACTGGTACGTCTACAAGGTCTACGACATCCTCCCCGAGACCTCGAAGTACAACGTCAAGGTCCTCTCCCAGATCCCGAAGGAATCCGGCAGGACCAAGCCGGGCCACTACATCACGCTGACGACCTGCACGCCGGTGTACACGAGCCGCTACCGGTACGTCGTGTGGGGCGAGCTCGTCCGCGTGCAGAAGGTCGACAGCAAGCGGACGCCGCCGAAGGAACTGCGCTGA
- a CDS encoding GntR family transcriptional regulator: MPKAYEEIADDLRRSIRQGEREPGAQLPSEAELARYYRRSVPTIQNALRLLSAEGLIDKRHGRGTFVRRPRTRAVRDNERHQWEKDRALMPEATRAETGATERETGLVIDDLVFYARYRELAAPGDLAGAFGVPEGTVLLERTYRTRHAAETAPFSLVTSYLVREMVAANPDLLDEANEPWPGGTQNQLHTVGIEVDRVEERFTARPPTPEEARELDLPAGTSVILLRKTSYDTHDRIVDITAVTLPGDRTELLFTTRLERW; encoded by the coding sequence GTGCCCAAGGCGTACGAGGAGATCGCCGACGACCTCCGCCGCTCCATCAGGCAGGGCGAGCGCGAGCCCGGCGCCCAGCTGCCCTCCGAAGCGGAGCTGGCCCGGTACTACCGGCGCAGCGTCCCGACGATCCAGAACGCGCTGCGGCTGCTCAGCGCGGAGGGACTGATCGACAAGCGGCACGGCCGCGGCACGTTCGTACGCCGGCCACGCACCCGCGCGGTCCGCGACAACGAACGGCACCAGTGGGAGAAGGACCGCGCCCTGATGCCGGAGGCCACCCGGGCCGAGACGGGTGCGACCGAGCGCGAGACCGGCCTGGTCATCGACGACCTGGTCTTCTACGCCCGCTACCGCGAGCTGGCCGCGCCCGGCGACCTCGCCGGCGCGTTCGGCGTGCCGGAGGGCACCGTGCTCCTGGAGCGCACCTACCGGACCAGGCACGCCGCCGAGACCGCCCCCTTCAGCCTGGTGACCTCCTACCTCGTCCGCGAGATGGTCGCGGCCAACCCGGACCTCCTGGACGAGGCCAACGAACCCTGGCCCGGCGGCACCCAGAACCAGCTGCACACCGTCGGCATCGAGGTCGACCGCGTCGAGGAACGCTTCACCGCCCGGCCGCCGACGCCGGAGGAGGCCCGGGAGCTGGACCTGCCGGCCGGCACCTCGGTGATCCTGCTGCGCAAGACGTCGTACGACACCCACGACCGCATCGTCGACATCACCGCCGTCACGCTCCCCGGCGATCGCACCGAACTGCTCTTCACCACACGTCTGGAAAGGTGGTGA